A portion of the Fusobacterium russii ATCC 25533 genome contains these proteins:
- a CDS encoding energy-coupling factor ABC transporter substrate-binding protein, producing MEKSILKKNLLLLLLVIILAIFPLVYAKDSEFGGADGQAEELITEIKEDYEPWFESFWEPPSGEIESLLFALQAAIGAGFVCGYIGYIMGKHKGKEK from the coding sequence ATGGAAAAAAGTATTTTGAAAAAAAATTTATTATTATTATTACTGGTTATAATTCTAGCTATATTTCCATTAGTTTATGCCAAGGACTCTGAATTTGGCGGAGCAGATGGACAAGCTGAAGAACTTATTACAGAGATAAAAGAAGATTATGAGCCATGGTTTGAATCTTTTTGGGAACCTCCTAGTGGGGAGATTGAAAGCCTTTTATTTGCTTTACAAGCGGCGATAGGAGCTGGATTTGTTTGTGGATATATAGGATATATAATGGGAAAACATAAAGGAAAAGAAAAATAA